Proteins from a single region of Segatella copri:
- a CDS encoding MATE family efflux transporter, which translates to MNNAVNILREGSMMKALTKLGIPIVIAMLIMAIYNVVDTFWVARLGTLPVAAVSVVFPISLLFLGIGLMFGVGGGVYISRLLGAKQVVKASQVASVSVITSVMLAALIALVCNAFLPDILLFMGANEEMISLAESYGRLFIISCVIGTLNVSMSNIIVSQGASKTSASAMIIGSIVNVALDPLFIYTFNWGVEGAAWATILSRIITTAIYIRFLTKAEVKVSLALFAPTIRIYADIIKIGISMLFLQLLQTLSICLLQKAAVKYGAEAVAAVGIVLKIVTLGTNVVFGFVKGLQPMAGYNYGAGNFQRLREAVCCSLILSTSFCVLWSILIVIFTSPIISCFGKDETMQEIARIALRANTIMFFTFGFQFVYSTLYMAIGRARQSLLLNIGRQGLFFIPIILLLPSYWELNGVLYAQPIADVFATLMTLFFAVRIHKEIGHKSHLTTENLQC; encoded by the coding sequence ATGAACAACGCTGTTAATATTTTGCGAGAAGGAAGTATGATGAAAGCCCTGACAAAGTTGGGGATACCTATTGTCATCGCAATGCTGATTATGGCAATATACAATGTGGTAGATACTTTTTGGGTTGCACGTCTTGGAACTCTTCCTGTCGCCGCTGTATCGGTTGTTTTCCCTATATCGTTGTTATTTCTTGGGATAGGACTGATGTTCGGTGTCGGAGGCGGAGTGTATATATCCCGTCTGTTGGGAGCGAAACAGGTTGTCAAGGCAAGTCAGGTCGCTTCCGTCTCAGTGATAACCTCTGTGATGTTGGCAGCTCTCATTGCCCTTGTGTGCAATGCGTTCCTGCCGGACATCCTACTTTTCATGGGAGCAAACGAGGAGATGATAAGTTTGGCAGAATCCTACGGTAGGCTTTTTATCATCAGTTGTGTCATAGGGACATTGAATGTGTCCATGTCCAATATCATTGTTTCACAAGGTGCGTCGAAGACATCTGCGTCGGCAATGATCATCGGCTCTATCGTTAATGTTGCATTAGACCCCTTGTTTATATACACTTTCAATTGGGGTGTGGAAGGTGCTGCATGGGCAACTATTCTTTCAAGAATCATCACGACAGCTATTTACATCCGTTTCCTTACGAAAGCAGAGGTAAAAGTATCTCTTGCCTTGTTCGCTCCCACGATAAGAATATACGCAGACATCATTAAGATTGGTATCTCTATGCTCTTTTTGCAACTACTCCAGACCCTTTCCATCTGTTTGTTGCAGAAAGCCGCTGTGAAATATGGGGCAGAGGCTGTTGCGGCTGTGGGTATCGTCCTGAAAATCGTCACATTGGGAACAAACGTGGTCTTCGGATTTGTAAAAGGACTCCAACCTATGGCAGGCTATAACTACGGGGCAGGCAATTTTCAAAGATTAAGGGAAGCGGTGTGCTGTTCTCTGATACTCTCAACCTCGTTTTGTGTGCTCTGGAGTATTCTTATAGTCATTTTTACCTCTCCTATCATCAGTTGTTTCGGTAAAGACGAAACAATGCAGGAAATAGCAAGAATTGCGCTTAGAGCCAATACGATTATGTTCTTCACTTTCGGATTCCAATTTGTGTATTCCACACTATATATGGCAATCGGAAGAGCAAGGCAAAGTCTTCTGCTAAACATCGGACGGCAAGGTTTGTTTTTTATCCCTATAATATTGCTGCTTCCATCGTATTGGGAACTAAATGGAGTGCTTTATGCACAGCCTATTGCCGACGTCTTTGCAACTTTAATGACACTGTTCTTTGCTGTCCGAATTCATAAGGAGATAGGTCATAAATCACATCTCACAACAGAGAATCTGCAATGTTGA
- a CDS encoding AraC family transcriptional regulator — translation MSRLPIHRSSQLSDFGVYLKTVISRTSASSDRYAFSHTDDYYFFGFIEGGQCCLNIDFEEYTFGKGSLAIILPGQVHRIIDASNLSAKFLVIDSILVDKEEKRTLERYGRPQIQLSDIPEQKLLLSLLDSKLSGMENPSAKAVVQRLTTVIVGLVVENIVNATIAQSKLQGTVTRHKEIVWEFRDLLESNIRSKRSPSFYAGRLNITVAYLNEAVNSVLGTSVSHHIQNEIILLAKRQLVYTTDSIKEIAHSLGFNDYSYFTRLFTKVAGVSPTLFRRTYHE, via the coding sequence ATGTCTCGGTTACCTATCCATAGAAGTTCACAACTCTCAGATTTCGGAGTCTATCTGAAGACCGTCATCTCTCGGACATCGGCATCTTCAGACAGATACGCCTTTTCTCATACCGACGATTATTATTTCTTTGGCTTCATAGAGGGTGGGCAATGCTGTCTGAATATTGATTTCGAGGAATACACTTTCGGGAAAGGAAGTCTGGCTATCATTCTACCCGGGCAGGTGCATCGTATCATCGACGCTTCCAATCTTTCTGCAAAATTTCTGGTTATCGACTCGATATTGGTGGATAAGGAGGAAAAACGAACGCTTGAGAGATACGGTCGCCCTCAAATACAACTATCCGACATACCGGAACAGAAACTATTATTATCACTTCTTGACAGCAAACTGAGTGGCATGGAAAATCCATCTGCCAAAGCAGTCGTTCAGCGACTGACCACCGTCATTGTAGGGTTAGTCGTGGAGAACATTGTAAATGCAACGATAGCTCAATCCAAATTGCAGGGGACAGTGACCAGACACAAGGAAATAGTATGGGAATTTCGGGATTTGTTGGAAAGCAATATCCGAAGCAAACGTTCGCCATCATTCTATGCCGGGCGGCTGAACATTACCGTTGCCTACCTGAATGAAGCTGTAAATTCTGTTCTGGGGACAAGTGTGAGCCACCATATCCAAAACGAGATTATTTTGTTGGCTAAACGTCAATTGGTCTATACTACAGATTCCATCAAAGAGATTGCACATAGTTTAGGCTTTAACGATTACTCCTACTTCACACGGCTGTTTACCAAGGTTGCAGGCGTTTCTCCCACGCTCTTCAGAAGGACTTACCACGAATAG
- a CDS encoding VapE domain-containing protein, which produces MNKVTALSSSDKMTNEISALSLVESFLDEYYLFRRNVLSGKTEYLTLSKNEDETEEPVEEEPETGGEEEESSDSTWKVLTPEAFNSIVRHAKRLGVGGKKSPRQDIEEFVRSEEVPEFDPIREYLENLPEWDGKNHVAELFGRIPGLTSEQLGWCATWLRSAVAHWLQMDMFHGNETTPVLIGKQGCGKSTFAYRLLPDHLRQYFLDHINFANKFDSEMALTHNLFVNIDEFANMGPSQQGKLKQMLSKVKVNGRPIFGKCQDDRPRYASFLATTNDEHPLCDPTGSRRFVCLHIPAGEYIDNGSPIIYDQLYAQVMYELCHKKTPYWFTNAEVDRIQKCNLPFFKVDDFESMLKSCFRVPEENETGEWLICSDVFEVLHERFPMLISNLSTKIRIGQSLKLLGCKMKHTKKGQAYLLVRI; this is translated from the coding sequence ATGAACAAAGTTACAGCTTTATCGTCATCAGATAAGATGACAAACGAAATTTCAGCACTCTCTCTTGTTGAGAGTTTTCTCGATGAGTATTATCTCTTCCGTAGAAATGTGCTAAGTGGTAAAACCGAGTATCTCACTCTCTCAAAGAATGAGGACGAAACAGAGGAGCCCGTAGAAGAGGAACCGGAAACCGGTGGGGAAGAGGAGGAATCTTCTGACTCAACCTGGAAGGTGCTGACTCCGGAGGCTTTCAATTCTATCGTCCGTCATGCCAAGCGGTTGGGTGTGGGAGGCAAGAAGTCGCCCCGACAGGATATTGAGGAGTTCGTACGTTCTGAAGAGGTTCCGGAGTTTGACCCTATCAGGGAATATCTCGAAAACCTGCCTGAATGGGATGGAAAGAACCATGTGGCTGAACTCTTTGGCAGGATTCCGGGGCTTACAAGTGAACAGTTGGGATGGTGCGCCACCTGGCTCCGTTCAGCTGTCGCCCACTGGTTGCAGATGGATATGTTTCATGGCAACGAAACCACTCCTGTGCTTATCGGCAAGCAGGGTTGCGGCAAGAGTACCTTTGCCTATCGCCTGCTGCCGGATCATCTGCGCCAGTATTTCCTCGACCACATCAACTTTGCCAATAAGTTTGACTCCGAGATGGCGCTCACTCATAATCTCTTTGTCAACATAGATGAGTTTGCGAATATGGGACCATCGCAGCAGGGCAAGCTGAAGCAGATGCTTTCGAAGGTGAAGGTGAACGGGCGCCCTATCTTCGGCAAGTGTCAGGATGACCGTCCGCGTTACGCTTCCTTCCTGGCAACTACCAATGATGAGCATCCGCTCTGCGACCCTACGGGTAGCCGCCGATTCGTCTGTCTGCACATTCCGGCAGGTGAATATATCGACAACGGTTCCCCCATCATTTATGACCAGCTCTATGCACAAGTTATGTATGAGCTTTGCCATAAGAAGACGCCTTACTGGTTTACCAATGCCGAGGTGGACCGTATCCAGAAGTGCAATCTTCCTTTCTTCAAGGTAGATGATTTTGAGTCGATGCTGAAGAGCTGTTTCCGTGTTCCTGAGGAGAATGAAACGGGCGAATGGCTCATCTGTTCGGATGTTTTCGAGGTTCTTCACGAAAGATTTCCGATGCTGATCAGTAATCTGAGTACCAAGATTCGCATAGGCCAGTCGCTCAAACTCCTGGGGTGCAAGATGAAGCATACCAAGAAGGGTCAGGCCTATCTGCTTGTAAGAATCTGA
- a CDS encoding DUF6078 family protein, with protein sequence MNNISIHSIDTVCLKEACPVHHLCARFERYQKLRKSEKVFSILNPDHIACSEQGCAYRLQKKIIRMARGFRRMFGTIPSANTPHFWHFSPYISESTYCKAKRGAILIAPDMQQKLLRLFEQNGADISIGFDEYVEQEGYEEVDTANCKKI encoded by the coding sequence ATGAACAATATTTCAATCCATTCCATTGATACGGTATGTCTCAAGGAGGCGTGCCCGGTACATCACCTTTGTGCTCGTTTTGAGCGTTATCAGAAGTTGCGTAAGTCGGAGAAGGTATTCAGTATTCTGAACCCGGACCATATAGCCTGCAGCGAGCAGGGCTGCGCCTATCGTCTTCAGAAGAAGATCATACGCATGGCACGCGGATTCCGCCGCATGTTCGGTACGATACCTTCTGCCAATACGCCTCATTTCTGGCACTTTTCGCCCTATATCAGCGAAAGCACCTATTGCAAGGCGAAGCGCGGCGCCATCCTCATCGCACCCGATATGCAGCAGAAATTACTGCGTCTCTTCGAGCAGAATGGCGCCGATATCAGCATCGGTTTTGATGAATATGTAGAGCAGGAGGGCTATGAAGAAGTAGATACCGCAAA